One Lacunisphaera limnophila DNA window includes the following coding sequences:
- the accB gene encoding acetyl-CoA carboxylase biotin carboxyl carrier protein: MKRSELSEFEFEEEGFKIKIKRGSAGLPVITSIPHSAHPFPSALPDASQSASKSTAAAAQPAPAGGDEAGFTYVKSPMVGTFYRSPSPENPPFVENGAKVEDKTVVCIIEAMKIMNEIQAETKGTVVEVLVENGQPVEYGQRLFKLKVN, encoded by the coding sequence ATGAAACGCTCGGAACTCTCCGAATTCGAATTCGAGGAGGAAGGTTTCAAAATCAAGATCAAGCGCGGCTCGGCCGGCTTGCCGGTGATCACCTCAATCCCCCACTCGGCTCACCCTTTCCCGAGCGCCCTGCCTGATGCGAGCCAAAGCGCCTCGAAATCAACCGCGGCCGCGGCTCAACCCGCCCCTGCTGGTGGCGATGAAGCCGGCTTCACCTATGTGAAGTCTCCCATGGTGGGCACCTTTTACCGCTCCCCCTCCCCCGAAAACCCGCCGTTCGTCGAAAACGGCGCCAAAGTCGAAGATAAGACGGTGGTCTGCATCATCGAGGCCATGAAGATCATGAACGAGATTCAAGCCGAGACCAAGGGTACCGTCGTGGAGGTCCTGGTCGAAAACGGCCAGCCGGTCGAGTACGGCCAGCGCCTCTTCAAGCTGAAGGTCAACTAA
- a CDS encoding TonB family protein: MKILSPLILLLVVPALAWARQGAFPVTETAANAGIGIKQTGVLTYPASMMGEGIYSGEVRAVISVDAEGNLSDWLVTGYTQPAFAEAASAAIQRWKYEPTLVDGRARASRADILFEFRLEGVIVMTLPGASTKHAFRQILEERYAYRPVRLSELDRIPTPVHVVPPVARIDGPPRTVTVGFYIDEEGRVRMPAVERESADDLLAAAAVAAVEQWRFEPPLRKGGRVLVYAYQEFTFKPKE, encoded by the coding sequence ATGAAGATCCTGTCTCCGCTCATCCTCCTGCTGGTCGTTCCCGCCTTGGCGTGGGCGAGACAGGGGGCGTTTCCGGTTACAGAAACCGCGGCTAACGCCGGCATCGGCATCAAGCAAACGGGTGTCCTGACCTATCCTGCCTCCATGATGGGCGAAGGCATCTATTCCGGTGAAGTGCGCGCCGTGATCAGTGTGGACGCCGAAGGCAATCTATCGGACTGGCTTGTGACCGGCTACACCCAACCCGCGTTCGCGGAAGCGGCGTCCGCGGCGATCCAACGCTGGAAATATGAGCCAACCCTGGTCGACGGTCGCGCCCGCGCCTCCCGCGCGGATATCCTGTTTGAATTTCGCCTCGAAGGCGTGATCGTCATGACGCTGCCCGGCGCCTCGACCAAGCACGCGTTCCGGCAGATCCTCGAGGAGCGTTATGCCTACCGGCCTGTCCGTTTAAGCGAACTCGATCGGATCCCGACTCCGGTCCACGTCGTTCCGCCGGTGGCCCGCATTGACGGTCCGCCGCGCACGGTGACGGTCGGTTTCTACATCGACGAAGAGGGACGGGTCCGGATGCCCGCCGTCGAGCGCGAGTCGGCGGACGATTTACTGGCGGCGGCCGCGGTGGCCGCGGTCGAGCAATGGCGCTTCGAACCTCCGCTGCGCAAGGGCGGCCGCGTGCTGGTTTACGCGTATCAGGAATTCACCTTCAAGCCGAAGGAATGA
- a CDS encoding RNA polymerase sigma factor has translation MSNDPATDQACLLALQQGEAAALNRLIERWQRPLHSFAYRYTQNQADADDLVAQTFVKLYQQRQRLRADTRLSAWLFTTLTNLCHNHHRWKRRHPTVALVRREADGSGEATGGPFQEDLPSEQAPPDQLLEQDETQTAVRTAIGRLPHDLRVTLLLHHFDRLSYREIAKITGCSERGIETRLYRARQQLRDLLVDLLPVPNRR, from the coding sequence GTGTCCAACGACCCCGCCACCGACCAGGCCTGTCTGCTTGCACTTCAACAGGGCGAGGCGGCCGCCCTCAACCGACTGATCGAGCGCTGGCAACGGCCGTTGCACAGCTTCGCCTACCGCTACACCCAAAACCAAGCGGACGCGGACGATCTCGTCGCCCAGACCTTCGTCAAGCTGTACCAGCAGCGGCAGCGTCTCCGCGCCGACACCCGACTCAGCGCGTGGTTGTTCACCACGCTGACGAATCTGTGCCACAATCACCATCGGTGGAAACGCCGTCACCCCACCGTGGCACTCGTGCGGCGGGAGGCCGACGGCAGCGGCGAGGCCACGGGGGGACCGTTCCAGGAGGATCTGCCCTCCGAGCAGGCACCACCCGACCAACTGCTGGAGCAAGATGAGACCCAGACTGCGGTGCGGACCGCGATCGGACGCCTGCCGCACGACCTCCGGGTGACCTTGCTTTTGCATCACTTCGACCGGCTCTCCTACCGTGAAATCGCCAAGATCACCGGCTGCTCGGAGCGCGGCATCGAGACCAGGCTCTATCGGGCCCGGCAACAGTTGCGTGACCTGCTGGTCGATCTCCTGCCGGTGCCGAACCGGCGTTGA
- a CDS encoding Spy/CpxP family protein refolding chaperone, with protein MKRPVLILLLGLAVGTATHLAYFQHREPIGTDTLEGQLAWMRTELGLTDSQFARIKELHQASRPRLQAMSAQVALMQAEFAEFERTRQTTDRVDFLEFARFVETRRDLNQRCLDTTRQLVLASAEVMTPAQRRQFVRIVPTAEPLVETLLN; from the coding sequence ATGAAGCGCCCGGTCCTCATTTTGTTGCTGGGCCTGGCCGTCGGCACGGCGACCCATCTCGCCTATTTTCAACACCGGGAACCCATCGGCACCGATACCCTGGAGGGCCAGTTGGCGTGGATGCGCACCGAGCTTGGCCTGACCGACAGCCAATTTGCGCGCATCAAGGAACTCCACCAGGCCTCGCGGCCGCGCTTGCAGGCCATGTCGGCGCAAGTGGCCCTGATGCAGGCGGAATTTGCGGAATTTGAACGCACCCGCCAGACCACCGATCGGGTGGATTTTCTGGAATTCGCCCGCTTTGTGGAAACCCGGCGCGACCTGAATCAGCGGTGCCTCGACACCACCCGGCAGCTGGTTCTCGCCTCGGCCGAGGTGATGACCCCCGCGCAACGCCGTCAATTTGTCCGGATCGTCCCAACCGCCGAGCCCCTGGTGGAAACCTTGCTCAACTAA
- a CDS encoding tetratricopeptide repeat protein: MPPWFTFLRAVGGILTAGCLALSPAVAKEAHPDAHADSHAVHAPPVPPPNFDPTAPAQPAEPVAHGAPEPHATGKSEKPEWQAKEARSLINLGNSLTEREDYAAAEIAYRRVMNDRGFPLADQRDALLGLARMYRQQTTFTKAVATYEKFLKLYPDDPRIPDALLELGRSQRAMGAYRSAINRFYNVINSTLKLPPESYEHYQLLAKTAQFEIAETHYEVGEFAEAAKFYDRLRLLDLAPEDRARAHFKSAGSLLNAGQLEPAVTKLNQFLDQWPADPHGPEARFLLALTLRKLGRTEEALGITLALLRNEYGNASADPKGWAYWQRRTGNQLANDFFQSGDTMSAVTIYESLARLSEETTWRLPIVYQTGLCYERLRQNERAGKAYQDIVDTIALPPGKVPHTPEMIELARMAQWRIGQLDWSGRTEQQLNRFFSAAVPVSPPSPAPPTPANDANGSPATASGTL, encoded by the coding sequence GTGCCTCCCTGGTTCACCTTCCTGCGTGCCGTTGGCGGAATCCTGACCGCGGGCTGCCTCGCGCTTTCACCGGCCGTCGCCAAGGAGGCCCACCCCGACGCGCACGCCGACTCTCACGCCGTCCACGCCCCACCCGTCCCGCCGCCCAATTTCGATCCGACCGCGCCGGCCCAACCCGCGGAGCCGGTCGCCCACGGTGCCCCGGAGCCGCACGCGACTGGCAAGTCGGAGAAACCCGAGTGGCAGGCGAAGGAGGCCCGCAGCCTGATCAATCTCGGCAACAGCCTGACGGAGCGCGAAGACTACGCCGCGGCAGAGATTGCCTACCGACGCGTGATGAACGACCGGGGCTTTCCCCTCGCCGACCAGCGTGACGCTCTCCTCGGTCTGGCCCGCATGTATCGCCAGCAAACCACTTTCACCAAGGCGGTCGCGACGTATGAGAAGTTCCTGAAGCTTTATCCGGATGATCCGCGCATCCCCGACGCACTGCTGGAACTCGGCCGGTCGCAACGCGCCATGGGGGCCTACCGCAGCGCGATCAACCGGTTCTACAATGTCATCAACTCCACGCTCAAGCTGCCGCCCGAGAGCTACGAGCACTACCAGCTGCTGGCCAAGACCGCGCAATTCGAGATCGCCGAGACCCACTACGAGGTCGGCGAGTTCGCCGAGGCGGCTAAGTTCTATGACCGCCTGCGCCTGCTGGACCTGGCCCCCGAGGACCGCGCCCGCGCCCACTTCAAATCTGCCGGTTCCCTGCTCAATGCCGGTCAGCTCGAGCCTGCCGTCACCAAGCTGAACCAGTTCCTCGACCAGTGGCCTGCGGACCCGCATGGGCCCGAGGCCCGGTTCCTGCTCGCCCTCACCCTCCGCAAACTCGGCCGGACCGAAGAGGCGCTGGGCATCACGCTCGCCCTGTTGCGCAATGAATATGGCAACGCTTCCGCAGACCCCAAGGGCTGGGCCTATTGGCAGCGCCGGACCGGCAACCAGCTCGCCAATGATTTCTTCCAGAGTGGCGACACCATGAGCGCCGTGACCATCTACGAAAGCCTGGCCCGGCTCTCCGAGGAGACCACCTGGCGCCTGCCCATCGTCTACCAGACCGGTCTGTGCTACGAACGGCTCCGTCAGAACGAGCGCGCTGGCAAGGCCTACCAGGACATCGTCGATACGATCGCCCTCCCGCCCGGTAAGGTCCCGCATACGCCCGAGATGATCGAGCTTGCCCGCATGGCTCAATGGCGCATCGGACAGCTCGACTGGAGCGGCCGGACCGAGCAACAATTGAACCGATTCTTCAGCGCTGCCGTCCCGGTCAGCCCACCCTCACCCGCCCCCCCCACCCCTGCCAATGACGCCAATGGAAGCCCTGCAACAGCATCAGGAACTCTGTAA
- a CDS encoding hybrid sensor histidine kinase/response regulator: protein MPVVICDSPTGASANPPPEALLGAWTGSAAFAYCRDLSGHFMAANEAFARKFGRPADQLRGKAVPGLVHLDDIKSFARADESVQRPPHTIAHEQRWLTPQGWRWIDWEESAIFDVEGRIIAVRAVGHDITRRRLAEEQFHKLSSAVEQCPIAIAITDADGNVQYVNGKFTATSGLTLETILDREIDVLREGHSGEEAYQEFRAQVRTGREWRGELSRQAPDGRPVWESVQVCCLRNAHGEISNLLLLREDITERKLLEGQLRQVQKMEGIGTLAGGIAHDFNNILAVINGYAELCVLNSTDPAVIQKSVREIKRAAERATGLVRQILTFSRKAEVRVSPLNLNQHIQDLVKLLAETFPRNITFNFNLDENLPPLLADQNQLQQIVLNLCVNARDAMAGGGTITLTTQRLEGDAIPAGMPGRRPCACLKVCDTGTGMPAHVRERIFEPFFTTKGVNKGTGLGLAVVYGIVASHEGCIEVDSTVGQGSTFRVCLPFADSAVLAPAVTRPTEFPGGTESILVVDDEAPLRQLLETTLTRKGYTVATARDGLDAIDVLGRMEKRFDVVLLDLNMPGATGLEVMKVLKITHPNARVLIITGHLAPDVRAEFEQLGQKNFLRKPYTLDELGRQIRAVLA, encoded by the coding sequence ATGCCAGTCGTGATTTGTGATTCTCCCACGGGGGCCTCCGCCAACCCGCCGCCAGAGGCTTTGCTCGGTGCCTGGACCGGCAGCGCCGCGTTTGCCTATTGCCGCGACTTGAGCGGCCACTTTATGGCGGCCAATGAGGCCTTTGCCCGGAAATTTGGCCGCCCGGCCGATCAGCTGAGGGGCAAAGCGGTGCCCGGGCTGGTGCACCTGGATGATATCAAAAGCTTTGCCCGGGCCGACGAGTCGGTCCAAAGGCCGCCGCATACGATCGCCCATGAACAGCGCTGGCTGACGCCGCAGGGATGGCGCTGGATCGATTGGGAGGAATCGGCGATCTTCGACGTCGAGGGCCGGATCATCGCGGTGCGCGCAGTGGGTCACGACATCACGCGCCGGCGCCTGGCCGAGGAGCAGTTTCACAAGCTGTCGAGCGCCGTGGAGCAATGTCCCATCGCGATCGCGATCACCGATGCCGACGGCAACGTGCAGTACGTGAACGGAAAGTTCACCGCCACCTCCGGTCTCACCCTCGAAACCATCCTCGATCGGGAAATCGACGTGTTGCGCGAAGGCCACAGCGGGGAGGAGGCCTATCAGGAATTCCGGGCGCAGGTGCGGACCGGCCGCGAGTGGCGCGGCGAGCTCAGCCGGCAGGCCCCCGACGGCCGCCCGGTGTGGGAGTCCGTGCAGGTGTGCTGCCTGCGGAACGCCCACGGCGAGATTTCCAACCTGCTGCTGCTGCGGGAGGACATCACCGAGCGCAAGTTGCTCGAGGGGCAGCTGCGTCAGGTGCAGAAGATGGAGGGCATCGGCACGCTGGCCGGTGGCATCGCCCACGATTTCAACAACATCCTCGCCGTGATCAACGGTTACGCCGAGTTGTGCGTGCTCAATTCCACCGATCCCGCAGTCATCCAGAAGAGCGTGCGCGAGATCAAGCGCGCCGCCGAGCGGGCGACGGGGCTGGTGCGCCAGATCCTCACCTTCAGCCGGAAGGCCGAGGTGCGCGTCTCACCACTGAACCTCAACCAGCACATCCAGGACCTCGTGAAGCTGCTGGCCGAGACCTTCCCGCGGAACATCACCTTCAATTTCAACCTCGACGAGAACCTGCCCCCGTTACTCGCCGACCAGAACCAGCTGCAGCAGATCGTGCTCAATCTCTGTGTGAACGCCCGTGATGCCATGGCCGGCGGCGGCACCATCACGCTGACCACGCAACGGCTGGAAGGCGACGCCATCCCCGCCGGCATGCCCGGCCGCCGGCCCTGTGCCTGCCTGAAGGTGTGCGACACCGGCACCGGAATGCCCGCCCATGTGCGCGAGCGTATCTTCGAGCCCTTTTTCACCACCAAAGGCGTGAACAAGGGCACGGGGCTGGGCCTCGCCGTGGTTTATGGCATCGTGGCCAGCCACGAAGGGTGCATCGAGGTCGACAGCACCGTGGGTCAGGGCAGCACATTCCGCGTTTGCCTGCCCTTTGCCGATTCGGCCGTGCTGGCCCCGGCGGTCACCCGACCCACGGAGTTCCCCGGCGGCACCGAGTCCATCCTGGTGGTCGATGACGAGGCCCCGTTGCGCCAGCTGCTCGAAACGACGCTGACCCGGAAAGGCTATACCGTGGCCACCGCGCGCGACGGCCTCGATGCCATCGATGTGCTGGGGCGGATGGAGAAGCGCTTCGACGTGGTCCTGCTCGATCTCAACATGCCCGGCGCCACCGGTCTGGAGGTGATGAAGGTGCTCAAGATCACCCACCCCAACGCGCGCGTCCTGATTATAACCGGTCATCTGGCGCCAGACGTGCGGGCAGAGTTCGAGCAACTCGGCCAGAAGAACTTCCTGCGCAAGCCCTACACCCTCGATGAGCTCGGCCGGCAAATCCGCGCCGTTTTGGCCTGA
- a CDS encoding HDOD domain-containing protein — protein MSITSNPPMAAARYSEDIIRKRINNCPKLASLGRINQALRELVNSESSVSSQIAEIIRRDPSLTARLLRMVNSVYYGLSNSVSNIEEAIFFLGLRQIRELAMATPVIEEMAAFQTGAGSRPLPWKDLWAHSLGTAILTREIMRALPVTIDDDTDYLVGLLHNVGKVVMAHAFPEELEEICATKFETSADVCQREAELIGWDHGRIGAIYLERHKMSEEIVLAVRYHNDPAAAPRHQIFAAAVQVADCLVRHAGVHGGFEKIQPVARDAWLDLAGWQILYGADGPETKIARAAIDNALPRLPQMLSGLV, from the coding sequence ATGTCGATCACATCCAACCCGCCCATGGCCGCCGCCCGGTACTCGGAGGATATCATCCGGAAGCGGATCAACAACTGCCCGAAGCTCGCGTCGCTGGGCCGGATCAACCAAGCGCTGCGCGAGCTGGTCAACTCGGAGAGCAGCGTGTCATCGCAGATCGCCGAGATCATCCGGCGCGATCCCTCGCTGACGGCGCGGCTGCTGCGGATGGTGAATTCAGTCTACTACGGCCTTTCGAACAGCGTGAGCAACATTGAGGAGGCGATCTTCTTCCTCGGGCTGCGCCAGATTCGGGAACTCGCCATGGCCACGCCCGTGATCGAGGAGATGGCCGCATTTCAGACCGGGGCCGGCAGCAGGCCGCTGCCCTGGAAGGATCTCTGGGCGCACAGCCTCGGTACCGCGATCCTCACGCGCGAGATCATGCGCGCGCTGCCTGTGACCATCGACGATGACACCGACTACCTCGTGGGCCTGCTGCACAACGTGGGCAAGGTCGTGATGGCGCATGCGTTTCCCGAGGAACTGGAGGAGATCTGCGCCACGAAATTTGAAACTTCCGCGGACGTCTGCCAACGCGAGGCCGAGCTGATCGGCTGGGACCATGGCCGGATCGGGGCGATCTACCTGGAGCGGCACAAGATGAGCGAGGAAATCGTGCTCGCCGTGCGGTACCACAATGACCCGGCGGCAGCGCCGCGGCACCAGATCTTTGCCGCCGCCGTGCAGGTGGCTGACTGCCTGGTCCGCCATGCGGGGGTCCATGGCGGCTTTGAAAAGATCCAGCCGGTGGCCCGCGACGCGTGGCTGGATCTGGCGGGCTGGCAGATTCTCTACGGGGCCGACGGCCCGGAGACCAAGATTGCCCGCGCCGCGATCGACAACGCCTTGCCCCGCCTGCCACAGATGCTCAGCGGCTTGGTGTGA
- a CDS encoding tetratricopeptide repeat protein, whose translation MPTTADRPAVLPLSALLERCLLAADLYAESPDQPEFTAKLNLARHEAASAIILLGQNTPAEVKAVIDLQRKLAASGATDAVVDAADLDLAEQLLASGPMGLLAAMVVVPASQWPGAPALADVPPGLWPAYTAWLFHAPQGFCAVGQAEAYGAHYLRRLQELADAAAAKPDALQVKAALQVFATLNNTIALYFTTDSLRRHMELRGRLLTAAARVDRRTSFPATPRAGRRLRVGFVNRHFGSQTETYTTLPTFEHLDPARFEVQLFTHHDRGTALEQYAAARAGAHTVLPEKLEEQLKVLRAAALDVVVFGTNVTAVCHEVTRLALHRVAPLQVVNNSSYTTTGLPEIDLYVSGTATEHADAPAHFTERLALLQGPAHAFNYEADRQPPVGCWTRAALGFPQEAVVFVSAANIHKIIPEMRVAWARLLAAVPGSRLLLHPFTLNWSSTLSTKRFCAEFDAVLAAHGVASDRLVVSSVRFPSRCDVGELLKVGDLYLDTFPFAGANSLIDPLDSGLPVVTQEGDSFRSSMGAALLRQLGLAELIAPDAASYHDLCVRLAGDPVARAALRARITAVMECQPLFLDPLAASDGFGAVLEQAYDELAARGREAFRRDNRPIVGPEVFSTAFRQARGRALLAEGEATRATDYFLNAVQQDGRNPSLWHDLADALRRSDRIDEAVQALQTCLQLDSHHLAGWQLLAELSESLGHAELLTEARGMLATLQAGPSGDPALCVA comes from the coding sequence ATGCCAACTACCGCCGACCGCCCCGCTGTCCTGCCCCTTTCCGCCCTGCTCGAGCGCTGCCTGCTCGCCGCCGACCTGTACGCCGAGTCGCCCGACCAGCCGGAGTTCACGGCCAAGCTGAACCTAGCCCGGCACGAGGCCGCGAGCGCCATCATTCTCCTCGGCCAAAACACGCCGGCGGAGGTCAAGGCCGTCATTGATCTGCAACGCAAACTCGCCGCCTCGGGCGCCACGGATGCCGTCGTGGATGCTGCCGATCTCGACCTGGCCGAGCAGTTGCTCGCGAGCGGCCCGATGGGTCTGCTCGCCGCCATGGTCGTGGTGCCGGCCAGCCAGTGGCCCGGGGCGCCGGCACTGGCCGATGTCCCTCCCGGACTCTGGCCCGCTTACACGGCCTGGCTCTTCCATGCTCCGCAGGGTTTCTGTGCCGTCGGCCAGGCCGAGGCCTATGGCGCCCACTATCTTCGCCGGCTGCAGGAACTCGCCGACGCGGCTGCCGCCAAGCCGGACGCGTTGCAGGTCAAGGCCGCCCTCCAGGTCTTCGCGACGCTCAACAACACCATCGCCCTCTATTTCACCACGGATTCCCTGCGCCGGCACATGGAGCTTCGCGGCCGGCTCCTGACCGCAGCGGCGCGCGTGGACCGTCGTACGAGCTTTCCCGCCACCCCGCGCGCCGGCCGCCGCCTTCGCGTGGGTTTTGTGAACCGGCACTTTGGCTCGCAGACCGAGACCTACACCACGCTGCCCACTTTCGAGCACCTCGACCCCGCCCGCTTCGAGGTGCAACTTTTCACCCACCACGATCGCGGTACGGCCCTGGAGCAATATGCCGCCGCCCGCGCCGGCGCCCACACGGTTCTCCCTGAGAAACTCGAGGAACAACTCAAGGTCCTGCGCGCCGCCGCCCTCGATGTCGTCGTCTTCGGCACCAATGTAACCGCCGTTTGCCACGAGGTCACCCGCCTCGCCCTGCACCGCGTCGCACCCCTGCAGGTCGTCAACAATTCATCCTACACCACCACCGGCCTGCCCGAGATCGATCTTTACGTGTCCGGCACCGCCACCGAGCACGCCGACGCTCCCGCGCATTTCACTGAACGTCTCGCCCTCCTGCAGGGTCCCGCCCACGCCTTCAATTACGAGGCCGACCGTCAGCCTCCCGTTGGCTGCTGGACTCGTGCCGCTCTCGGCTTCCCGCAGGAAGCGGTGGTTTTCGTCTCCGCGGCCAACATCCACAAGATCATTCCTGAGATGCGCGTGGCCTGGGCTCGCCTCCTTGCGGCGGTGCCCGGTTCCCGGCTGCTCTTGCACCCCTTCACTCTGAACTGGTCGTCGACTTTATCCACCAAGCGCTTCTGTGCCGAGTTCGACGCCGTGCTCGCGGCCCACGGCGTCGCCTCCGATCGCCTCGTCGTCTCGAGCGTGCGCTTTCCCTCCCGCTGCGATGTCGGCGAACTGCTCAAGGTGGGCGATCTCTACCTCGATACGTTCCCCTTCGCCGGCGCGAACTCGCTCATCGATCCGCTCGATTCCGGTCTCCCCGTGGTCACGCAGGAGGGCGACAGTTTCCGCTCCAGCATGGGCGCCGCGCTGCTGCGCCAACTCGGTCTCGCCGAACTCATCGCACCCGATGCCGCCTCCTATCACGACCTCTGCGTGCGCCTGGCTGGCGATCCGGTGGCCCGCGCCGCCCTACGGGCCCGTATCACCGCGGTGATGGAGTGCCAGCCCCTCTTTCTCGACCCCCTCGCTGCCAGCGACGGCTTCGGCGCCGTGCTCGAGCAGGCCTATGATGAACTCGCCGCTCGCGGCCGCGAGGCCTTCCGCCGCGACAACCGCCCGATCGTGGGGCCCGAGGTCTTCTCCACCGCTTTCCGCCAGGCTCGGGGCCGCGCTCTGCTGGCTGAGGGCGAGGCCACCCGCGCGACCGACTATTTCCTAAACGCCGTCCAGCAGGACGGCCGCAACCCCTCCCTTTGGCACGATCTGGCCGATGCCTTGCGCCGCAGCGACCGGATCGACGAGGCGGTCCAGGCACTGCAGACCTGCCTCCAACTCGACTCCCACCATCTCGCCGGCTGGCAGCTCCTGGCCGAGCTTTCCGAATCGCTCGGCCATGCCGAGCTGCTGACCGAAGCCCGCGGCATGCTCGCCACCTTGCAAGCCGGACCGTCCGGCGATCCGGCCCTTTGCGTGGCGTAG